From the genome of Perca fluviatilis chromosome 1, GENO_Pfluv_1.0, whole genome shotgun sequence, one region includes:
- the LOC120559335 gene encoding perforin-1-like, producing the protein MARLWHLMLLCWAWSPLCLPSSVSFLGTPQQCEKAHFVPGYNLGGEGFDIVTMERKGAYVIDTETWKLGNGTCRLYTNSYMNRKSQKIPVAMEDWRTLPKCSLKVSGIEYDSVETLVNDSTSSVSNDWKIGLEIPVDPSVSLGVGFGGSHSKESTFAMQKLKQDHYTFFRHSVYCSFYR; encoded by the coding sequence ATGGCAAGGCTGTGGCATCTCATGCTCCTGTGCTGGGCATGGAGTCCTCTGTGTCTTCCATCCAGTGTAAGCTTCCTAGGTACACCGCAGCAGTGTGAAAAGGCTCACTTTGTCCCTGGTTACAATCTGGGTGGAGAAGGCTTCGACATCGTCACAATGGAGCGGAAAGGTGCCTATGTCATTGACACTGAAACATGGAAGCTTGGCAATGGCACTTGCAGGCTATACACAAACAGCTACATGAATAGAAAGAGCCAGAAGATCCCAGTTGCCATGGAGGACTGGAGAACCCTCCCCAAGTGCAGTTTAAAGGTCTCCGGTATCGAGTATGATTCTGTCGAAACTCTTGTCAATGATTCTACATCATCCGTGTCCAATGATTGGAAAATTGGCCTTGAAATCCCTGTAGATCCGTCTGTCAGTCTTGGTGTTGGTTTTGGAGGTTCCCACTCCAAAGAATCTACCTTTGCCATGCAAAAGTTGAAACAAGACCACTACACATTCTTTAGACATTCTGTCTACTGTAGCTTCTACCGGTGA
- the LOC120568144 gene encoding perforin-1-like, whose product MAKLWHLMLLCWAWSPLCLPSSVSFLGTPQQCEKAHFVPGYNLGGEGFDIVTMERKGAYVIDTETWKLGNGTCRLYTNSYMNGESQKVPAAMVDWRTLPKFSLKVSGIQYDSVETLVNDSTSSVSNDWKIGLEIPVDPSVTLGVGFGGSHSKESTFAMQKSKQDHYTFFRHSVYCSFYRYRMATKPPLSHDFESAVNSLPSYSRKTETSYRSLIDTYGTHYITQVSLGGEIKASTAIRTCQTTMSGLSATEVKDCLSVEASASFVNTASIKAEYKHCQAKKQKLGSGQSFSSTFNERTTEVIGGHINEGDILFEGQSNPSVYSNWLSSLKTTPDVVRYNIKPLHTILPTGHIARAGLKQEVEKYIKKNAVLKKCSETCKIGHRASKRDPCACVCTSNQNIKSNCCPAGKGLATLKVFRLYAKGLYGDKWTQTDGSVEVSYGDKNKRTVIINNNDNPKWPETFEFGPIVINMKNKLKFSVYDADSYWNSDPLGECSFDLRKGKVSDSCMLNHGTFFFSYIVECAPSLGGDQCQEYIPSPMSPSLAKVFHTRNGVLLGETGKRNATSVSQVKVSGRHEMG is encoded by the exons ATGGCAAAGCTGTGGCATCTCATGCTCCTGTGCTGGGCATGGAGTCCTCTGTGTCTTCCATCCAGTGTAAGCTTCCTTGGTACACCGCAGCAATGTGAAAAGGCTCACTTTGTCCCTGGTTACAATCTGGGTGGAGAAGGCTTCGACATCGTCACAATGGAGCGGAAAGGTGCCTATGTCATTGACACTGAAACATGGAAGCTTGGCAATGGCACTTGCAGGCTATACACAAACAGCTACATGAATGGAGAGAGCCAGAAGGTTCCAGCTGCCATGGTGGACTGGAGAACCCTCCCCAAGTTCAGTTTAAAGGTCTCCGGTATCCAGTATGATTCTGTCGAAACTCTTGTCAATGATTCTACATCGTCCGTGTCCAATGATTGGAAAATTGGCCTTGAAATCCCTGTAGATCCGTCTGTCACTCTTGGTGTTGGTTTTGGAGGTTCCCACTCCAAAGAATCTACCTTTGCCATGCAAAAGTCAAAACAAGACCACTACACCTTCTTTAGACATTCTGTCTACTGTAGCTTCTACCG CTACAGAATGGCAACAAAACCTCCACTGAGTCATGACTTTGAATCAGCTGTGAACTCCCTTCCGTCCTATTCACGTAAGACAGAGACATCATATCGCAGTCTGATCGACACATATGGTACACATTACATCACACAAGTGTCTCTGGGAGGGGAAATAAAAGCAAGCACTGCTATCCGGACCTGCCAGACAACCATGAGTGGACTGTCTGCAACAGAAGTCAAAGACTGTTTGTCAGTTGAAGCGTCTGCTAGCTTTGTAAATACTGCTAGCATTAAGGCCGAGTACAAACACTGTCAGGCAAAGAAGCAGAAGTTAGGCTCTGGTCAAAGTTTCAGCAGTACATTTAATGAACGTACCACAGAGGTCATTGGTGGACACATCAACGAGGGTGACATCCTCTTTGAAGGCCAATCAAACCCCTCTGTCTATAGTAACTGGCTTAGCTCACTGAAAACCACACCTGATGTGGTCCGATACAACATAAAGCCCCTGCACACCATACTGCCAACTGGTCATATTGCCAGAGCTGGACTGAAGCAAGAGGTGGAGAAGTACATCAAGAAAAATGCAGTGTTAAAAAAATGCTCAGAAACCTGTAAGATTGGGCACAGAGCCAGCAAAAGGGATCCTTGTGCTTGTGTTTGCACCAGTAATCAGAATATCAAGTCAAACTGCTGTCCTGCTGGGAAAGGTCTTGCAACATTAAAGGTTTTCAGGCTATATGCAAAAGGTCTTTATGGTGATAAGTGGACTCAGACAGATGGTTCAGTGGAGGTTAGTTACGGTGATAAGAATAAGCGTACTGTCATCATAAATAACAATGACAATCCTAAATGGCCAGAGACATTTGAGTTTGGACCCATCGTCattaacatgaaaaacaaacttaaGTTCAGTGTTTATGATGCGGATTCTTACTGGAACAGTGATCCGCTTGGTGAGTGTTCATTTGATCTGCGTAAAGGAAAAGTGAGCGACAGCTGCATGTTAAATCACGgtaccttcttcttctcctacaTAGTAGAGTGTGCACCAAGTCTTGGTGGTGACCAATGTCAAGAATACATCCCCTCCCCGATGAGTCCCTCTTTGGCCAAGGTCTTCCACACTAGAAACGGGGTCCTTCTTGGAGAGACAGGGAAGAGGAATGCTACATCAGTCAGTCAGGTTAAGGTCAGCGGTCGACATGAGATGGGGTGA
- the LOC120559405 gene encoding perforin-1-like: MATKPPLSQDFESAVNSLPSYSRKTETSYRSLIDTYGTHYITQVSLGGEIKASTAVRTCQTTMSGQSATEVKDCLSVEASASFVNTASIKAEYKHCQAKKKKLGSSQSFSSTFNERTTEVIGGHIYEADILFQGQSNPSVYSNWLSSLKTTPDVVRYSINPLHTILPTGHIARAGLKQEVEKYIKKNAVLKKCSETCKIGRRSSKRDPCACTSSQNIKSNCCPAGKGLATLKVFRLYAEDLYGDVSTQTDGSVEVSYGDKNKRTAIINNNDNPKWPETFEFGPIVINMKNQLTFGVYDEDSYWNSDPLGGCSFDLRRGKVSDSCMLNHGTFFFSYIVECAPRLGGDQCQEYIPSPMSPSLAKVFHTRNGVLLGETGKRNATSVSQVKVSGLHEMG; the protein is encoded by the coding sequence ATGGCAACAAAACCTCCACTGAGTCAAGACTTTGAATCAGCTGTCAACTCCCTTCCGTCCTATTCACGTAAGACAGAGACATCATATCGCAGTCTGATCGACACATATGGTACACATTACATCACACAAGTGTCTCTGGGAGGGGAAATAAAAGCAAGCACTGCTGTCCGGACCTGCCAGACAACCATGAGTGGTCAGTCTGCAACAGAAGTCAAAGACTGTTTGTCAGTTGAGGCGTCTGCTAGCTTTGTAAATACTGCTAGCATTAAGGCCGAGTACAAACACTGTcaggcaaagaagaagaagctagGCTCCAGTCAAAGTTTCAGCAGCACATTTAATGAACGTACCACAGAGGTCATTGGTGGACACATCTACGAGGCTGACATCCTCTTTCAAGGCCAATCAAACCCCTCTGTCTATAGTAACTGGCTTAGCTCACTGAAAACCACACCTGATGTGGTCCGATACAGCATAAATCCCCTGCACACCATACTGCCAACTGGTCATATTGCCAGAGCTGGACTGAAGCAAGAGGTGGAGAAGTACATCAAGAAAAATGCAGTGTTGAAAAAATGCTCAGAAACCTGTAAGATTGGGCGCAGATCCAGCAAAAGGGATCCTTGTGCTTGCACCAGTAGTCAGAATATCAAGTCAAACTGCTGTCCTGCTGGGAAAGGTCTTGCAACATTAAAGGTTTTCAGGCTCTATGCAGAAGATCTTTATGGTGATGTGTCTACTCAGACAGATGGTTCAGTGGAGGTTAGTTACGGTGATAAGAATAAGCGTACTGCCATCATAAATAACAATGACAATCCTAAATGGCCAGAGACATTTGAGTTTGGACCCATCGTCATTAACATGAAAAACCAACTTACGTTCGGTGTTTATGATGAGGATTCTTACTGGAACAGTGATCCGCTTGGTGGGTGTTCATTTGATCTGCGTAGAGGAAAAGTGAGCGACAGCTGCATGTTAAATCACGgtaccttcttcttctcctacaTAGTAGAGTGCGCACCACGTCTTGGTGGTGACCAATGTCAAGAATACATCCCCTCCCCGATGAGTCCCTCTTTGGCCAAGGTCTTCCACACTAGAAACGGGGTCCTTCTTGGAGAGACAGGGAAGAGGAATGCTACATCAGTCAGTCAGGTTAAGGTCAGCGGTCTACATGAGATGGGGTGA
- the LOC120559257 gene encoding myeloid-associated differentiation marker homolog, translated as MPVIVLEAKDFSSPLFLVRTWEILSGCTTFSLAASLESNKNASNFQPFHTFRIFCMFTWCFFFALTLLIHILSIIQFHSLIPISWKNLTVTAAVLGALMCLSASVVFPWIIMDHQQVSPRPVAAAVASCITFLAYTSESYVLGTQALEQRGYMGSMPGFLKILQLWGGCQMIPLLLETVSVLPSVHGVHSWQLVVSGVAYSVCVLMSVVTLVVILGDFAGRCFLPFDRFLAGFSLMGVLLYMVATVICFTKILQLTDQEQSIPNKSEELVIMETVVASITMLAYSVDLAFAIKLLCDRSHL; from the coding sequence ATGCCTGTGATCGTGCTAGAGGCCAAAGACTTCAGCAGTCCCCTTTTCTTGGTGCGGACATGGGAAATCTTATCCGGCTGTACCACCTTCAGCCTTGCGGCCTCGCTTGAGTCAAACAAAAATGCATCTAACTTCCAACCCTTCCACACATTCAGGATCTTCTGCATGTTTACCTGGTGCTTCTTCTTCGCCCTTACACTCCTTATCCACATCCTCAGCATCATCCAGTTCCACAGCCTTATCCCGATATCCTGGAAGAACCTGACTGTGACAGCGGCAGTGTTGGGCGCACTGATGTGTCTCAGTGCCTCTGTGGTTTTCCCTTGGATCATCATGGACCATCAACAGGTGTCGCCGCGCCCTGTGGCGGCTGCTGTGGCCTCCTGCATCACCTTCCTGGCCTACACCTCTGAGTCCTACGTTCTCGGCACCCAAGCCCTTGAACAAAGAGGCTACATGGGCAGCATGCCTGGTTTCCTCAAGATACTCCAACTCTGGGGAGGCTGTCAGATGATACCCCTACTCCTGGAGACGGTCAGTGTGCTGCCCAGTGTACACGGTGTACACAGTTGGCAGCTGGTGGTCTCTGGCGTGGCATACAGCGTCTGTGTTCTCATGTCTGTAGTCACACTTGTTGTAATATTAGGAGACTTTGCTGGCCGATGTTTTCTTCCTTTTGACAGATTTTTGGCTGGGTTCAGTCTGATGGGGGTGTTGCTCTACATGGTGGCCACGGTGATTTGTTTTACCAAGATACTGCAGCTGACAGACCAAGAACAAAGCATCCCCAATAAAAGTGAAGAACTGGTTATCATGGAAACAGTGGTTGCCAGTATTACGATGTTAGCTTATTCAGTGGACCTTGCCTTCGCCATTAAACTGTTGTGTGACAGAAGTCACTTATGA